The proteins below come from a single Tachypleus tridentatus isolate NWPU-2018 chromosome 13, ASM421037v1, whole genome shotgun sequence genomic window:
- the LOC143237920 gene encoding anaphase-promoting complex subunit 13, with protein sequence MDSDVQRCGRLIDQVDSKWREDKLPDEDIAVPLIELPDPEPDNGNPHETLKEQEQKWTDLGLNRINDQSQTGRIPSN encoded by the coding sequence ATGGACAGTGACGTACAGAGATGCGGAAGGTTGATTGACCAGGTGGACAGCAAATGGAGGGAGGACAAATTACCAGATGAAGATATAGCTGTGCCTCTAATTGAACTGCCTGACCCAGAACCAGATAATGGTAATCCCCATGAAACATTGAAAGAACAAGAACAGAAATGGACAGATCTAGGACTGAATAGGATAAATGACCAATCCCAGACAGGCCGAATTCCCAGTAATTAG